A genome region from Natranaerobius trueperi includes the following:
- the pcp gene encoding pyroglutamyl-peptidase I produces the protein MKKVLLTGFDPFGEDSINPSWEAVKELPDKISNGTIKICQVPTVFDKSIEEVTKMIDKWDPDIIICIGQAGGRFDITIERVAINIDDARIADNEGKQPIDRTIKKDGEPAYFSNLPIKAMSKNIKDNGLPASVSNTAGTFVCNHIMYGVLHYIKQTNSTKKGGFIHVPFIPSQVVTKPNKPSMSLKDITDALYYAIEACIKNEDDIKTTEGKIF, from the coding sequence ATGAAAAAGGTATTATTAACAGGATTTGACCCTTTTGGAGAGGATAGTATCAACCCTTCTTGGGAGGCAGTTAAAGAACTCCCTGATAAAATTAGTAATGGCACTATTAAGATTTGTCAAGTACCTACAGTATTTGACAAATCTATAGAAGAAGTAACTAAAATGATTGATAAGTGGGATCCAGATATTATTATTTGTATAGGACAAGCTGGGGGAAGATTTGATATAACTATAGAAAGAGTAGCTATCAATATTGACGATGCTAGAATTGCAGACAATGAAGGCAAACAACCAATAGATCGAACAATTAAAAAAGATGGTGAACCAGCTTATTTTTCTAATTTACCTATAAAAGCTATGTCAAAAAATATTAAAGATAATGGTCTCCCGGCTTCTGTCTCAAATACTGCTGGTACTTTTGTTTGTAACCATATAATGTATGGAGTGCTTCACTATATAAAGCAAACTAATTCAACTAAAAAAGGTGGATTTATCCATGTACCATTCATCCCCTCACAAGTTGTTACAAAACCAAATAAGCCAAGTATGTCTTTAAAAGATATCACAGACGCACTTTACTACGCAATAGAAGCTTGTATAAAGAACGAAGATGATATTAAAACAACAGAAGGTAAAATATTCTAA
- a CDS encoding DUF969 domain-containing protein — protein sequence MIRLIGVLIIVLGFYFRLDILGVVLTAGIVTGLVAGIEISEVLIILGEAFVENRYMSVFLVTLPAIGILERYGLRQRAAYLIGRIKGITTGKVLAIYTVFRTLASAFSVRVGGHPQFIRPLILPMAEGAAREKYPNLSNASLQEIKGLSGAVENYGNFYGQNVFVASGGTLLIVGTLQDLGYDVSAIEIAMASIPIAIIATIIGVIQCFMLDRKLQKNERGDS from the coding sequence GTGATCAGGTTGATTGGAGTACTAATTATAGTTTTAGGGTTTTATTTTAGACTAGACATTTTAGGAGTAGTCTTAACAGCTGGAATAGTAACAGGACTGGTAGCCGGCATTGAAATTAGTGAAGTTTTAATTATCCTAGGTGAAGCTTTTGTAGAAAATAGGTATATGTCAGTATTTTTAGTTACATTACCGGCAATTGGAATCTTAGAGAGGTATGGTCTTAGACAACGCGCAGCATATCTCATAGGTAGAATCAAAGGAATTACTACAGGTAAGGTCTTAGCTATTTATACTGTATTTAGAACTTTAGCATCTGCTTTTTCCGTTAGAGTAGGAGGACACCCACAATTTATACGACCTCTTATCTTACCAATGGCAGAAGGGGCAGCCCGTGAAAAGTATCCTAATTTAAGTAATGCTAGCCTTCAAGAAATTAAAGGATTAAGTGGAGCAGTAGAGAATTATGGTAACTTTTATGGTCAAAATGTTTTTGTAGCCTCTGGTGGTACTTTATTAATTGTTGGAACACTTCAAGACTTAGGATATGATGTTAGTGCAATAGAAATTGCTATGGCCTCAATTCCTATCGCAATAATAGCTACTATAATTGGTGTTATACAGTGCTTTATGTTAGATAGAAAATTGCAAAAAAACGAACGGGGGGATAGCTAA
- a CDS encoding group II intron maturase-specific domain-containing protein codes for MFITGWLGYFAIADMKKRITALNEWIRRRIRMYLWKQWKKISARFKNLRRLGITKGKAWEGANTRKGCWRIANSWILSRSLTNKYLASVGYDDISKRYEALHSNH; via the coding sequence ATGTTCATTACAGGCTGGTTAGGTTATTTTGCCATTGCAGATATGAAGAAAAGAATTACTGCTCTTAACGAATGGATTAGGCGTAGAATTCGAATGTACTTGTGGAAGCAGTGGAAGAAAATAAGTGCGAGGTTTAAGAACCTCAGACGACTTGGAATAACTAAAGGTAAAGCCTGGGAAGGGGCGAACACTCGGAAAGGGTGTTGGCGAATAGCCAATAGCTGGATATTATCAAGGTCATTAACAAATAAATACCTCGCATCAGTTGGATATGATGACATATCCAAAAGATACGAGGCATTGCACTCAAATCATTGA
- a CDS encoding DUF979 domain-containing protein, with amino-acid sequence MEDILLEVLYFLCGLVALITAFMSLQDKNNQARVGTGIFWVIVAITFMFGKVLPPMIVGLLVVMLGILTVTKQVSFSSLAESSEKFKEQKSQEIGSILFVPAVSIALLAFGIAQFTGLNGLIGLGIGAIVATLMGVFLTKAKPSELSHEGSRLLQLIGAVSILPQLLAALGSLFNEAQVGKVISQGIYTVVPEGNLLFGVIAYCIGMAVFTMIMGNAFAAFAVITAGIGVPFVLELGADPIVVGALGMTAGFCGTLLTPMAANFNIVPVAILEMDDKNKVIKTQMAVAFILLAIHIALMMFWAF; translated from the coding sequence ATGGAAGACATTTTATTAGAAGTTTTGTACTTTTTATGTGGATTAGTTGCATTAATTACTGCATTTATGTCACTGCAGGATAAAAACAATCAGGCTCGTGTTGGTACCGGAATATTTTGGGTAATAGTTGCTATAACTTTTATGTTTGGAAAGGTTCTTCCTCCGATGATCGTTGGGTTATTAGTAGTAATGCTTGGAATATTAACTGTAACTAAACAAGTTAGTTTTTCAAGTTTAGCTGAATCATCTGAAAAGTTTAAAGAACAAAAATCACAAGAAATAGGTAGTATTTTGTTTGTACCTGCTGTTTCAATAGCACTACTTGCATTTGGTATAGCACAGTTTACTGGTTTAAATGGGTTAATAGGACTTGGAATCGGAGCAATTGTAGCTACTTTAATGGGTGTTTTTTTAACTAAGGCAAAACCAAGCGAACTTAGCCATGAAGGGAGTAGACTATTACAGTTAATAGGTGCTGTTAGTATCTTACCTCAATTATTAGCAGCACTTGGGTCTCTTTTCAATGAAGCACAAGTTGGAAAAGTGATTTCACAGGGAATTTACACAGTTGTACCTGAAGGTAATTTATTATTCGGTGTTATCGCATACTGTATAGGAATGGCTGTCTTTACTATGATTATGGGAAATGCTTTTGCAGCTTTTGCTGTTATAACAGCTGGAATTGGAGTACCTTTTGTACTTGAACTTGGTGCAGATCCTATAGTTGTTGGAGCACTTGGTATGACAGCTGGTTTTTGTGGTACTCTTTTAACACCTATGGCTGCAAACTTTAACATTGTACCTGTAGCTATTTTAGAGATGGATGATAAAAATAAAGTAATAAAAACTCAAATGGCAGTAGCTTTTATATTACTAGCAATTCATATAGCATTAATGATGTTTTGGGCTTTTTAA
- a CDS encoding Crp/Fnr family transcriptional regulator, which produces MVYNYKSSFDETRQDLMRNFFLDLSTKGTNKSFKRGNYIDIPSGTTFGIVVDGRVKESIYGQNGEEKILYILQPGEIFGEITYFGKGEDYLNTVCLENCRVSFIEKEYLESMLVNDPEGYSFVFHSIIRKFRILMYQMSNMTFNTAVEQLADTLYRLKTQQGKNRSGEWEIAIHLTHQQLANLIGCSRVTVTRGLNDFCKEGIIEIKKKKIIIKDLDRLNDIRNSHENNPPQV; this is translated from the coding sequence GTGGTGTATAACTATAAATCATCGTTTGATGAAACGAGACAGGACCTTATGAGAAACTTTTTTTTAGATTTAAGTACTAAAGGTACCAATAAAAGCTTTAAAAGAGGAAACTATATTGATATACCTTCAGGTACTACTTTTGGGATAGTAGTTGATGGAAGGGTTAAAGAATCTATTTATGGACAAAATGGTGAAGAAAAAATATTGTATATCTTACAACCCGGTGAAATTTTTGGTGAAATAACATATTTTGGAAAAGGAGAAGATTATCTTAACACTGTTTGCCTAGAAAACTGTAGAGTATCTTTTATAGAAAAAGAATACTTAGAATCCATGTTAGTTAATGACCCAGAGGGATATAGTTTTGTGTTCCATAGCATTATTAGAAAATTTAGGATTTTGATGTATCAAATGTCAAATATGACTTTTAATACAGCTGTTGAACAGTTAGCTGATACCCTCTATCGCCTTAAAACACAACAAGGAAAAAACAGATCAGGAGAGTGGGAAATAGCAATTCATTTAACTCATCAACAATTAGCTAATTTGATCGGATGCTCTAGAGTTACAGTTACAAGAGGGTTAAATGATTTTTGCAAGGAAGGAATTATTGAAATAAAAAAGAAAAAGATTATAATTAAAGATTTAGATAGACTAAATGACATACGTAATAGTCATGAAAATAACCCGCCTCAAGTCTAA